One stretch of Cololabis saira isolate AMF1-May2022 chromosome 15, fColSai1.1, whole genome shotgun sequence DNA includes these proteins:
- the LOC133460867 gene encoding zinc finger protein 501-like, whose amino-acid sequence MASTAAGKQRIPEVAKVKNEAPAEVQINAEQLLREAKERELELLLPPPKQKITDKEELNDSKLRKRKNHKGRPKRYCCVQCEQVFTTSSNLKIHKKTHTGDKPYSCVQCGAAFSRQKYLKQHQRIHTGDKPYRCDQCGAAFAQQGHLTSHRRIHTGDKPYRCDQCETAFALQGSLTRHQRIHTGDKPYRCDQCGTAFAVQGALMRHQRIHTGDKPYRCDQCGAAFAHQSTLTTHQRIHSGDKPYLCDQCGEAFALQSHLTRHQRIHTGDKPYRCDQCGAAFAEQGALTRHRRIHTGDKPYRCDQCGVAFAQLGDLKRHQRIHSGDKPYRCDQCVAAFTRQGHLTRHKRIHTG is encoded by the exons ATGGCGTCCACCGCGGCAGGGAAGCAGCGGATCCCCGAGGTGGCGAAG gtgaagaacgaaGCTCCTGCTGAGGTGCAGATCAACGCCgagcagctgctgagagaagCCAAGGAGAGAGAGTTGGAACTTCTGCTGCCGCCGCCCAAGCAGAAGATTACCGACAAGGAGGAGCTCAACGACTCCaagctgaggaagaggaag aatcataaaggaaGACCCAAAAGATACTGCTGTGTTCAGTGCGAGCaagtcttcaccacttcatcaaaccTGAAGATCCATAAGAAAACTCACACTGGTGATAAACCATACAGCTGTGTTCAGTGTGGTGCGGCTTTTTCCCGCCAAAAATATCTAAAgcaacaccaacgtattcacactggagacaagccttacagatgtgatcagtgtggagcggcttttgcccagcaaggtcatttgacgagtcaccgacgtattcacactggagacaagccttacagatgcgatcagtgtgaGACGGCTTTTGCCCTGCAAGGTTCTCTAAcgagacaccaacgtattcacactggagacaagccttacaggtgtgatcagtgtggaacgGCTTTTGCCGTGCAAGGTGCACTAAtgagacaccaacgtattcacactggagacaagccttacagatgcgatcagtgtggagcggcttttgcccatcaAAGTACCCTAAcaactcaccaacgtattcactctggagacaagccttacctgtgtgatcagtgtggggagGCTTTTGCCCTGCAAAGTCATTTGAcgagacaccaacgtattcacactggagacaagccttacaggtgtgatcagtgtggagcggcttttgccgagCAAGGTGCTCTAACGAGACAccgacgtattcacactggagacaagccttacagatgtgatcagtgtggagtcgCTTTTGCCCAGCTAGGTGATCTAAAgcgacaccaacgtattcactctggagacaagccttacagatgtgatcagtgtgtaGCGGCTTTTACCCGGCAAGGTCATTTGACGAGACataaacgtattcacactggataa